A stretch of Flexivirga aerilata DNA encodes these proteins:
- a CDS encoding McrC family protein, translating into MTAVDLRLREHSESAPVRMDRSARAALLETAAGKIDIQATADPDRVVLRTGSWVGALSVPGCTIRVQPSAPMENLFAMFSAGLPGEAWSADQVGWSADTEVVDGVAAFLLRAIDTVTRRGLLHGYVALEEDSHVIRGRLLVEHLASRPWAVATPPCRYDEFTPDIPENRLLLCAVRQILTWPDLPPLVRRDGLRLAQRFEGVTVTDPSEHDRDILVTRLNEHYVPALDLARKALAGITIRHLEGQQSAHAFLVDMDDLFRRWVTLELSDRLWPEISLDERPQHALDEQEQWHFTPDLLLRRDRQAVLVGDVSYHLASGSSGQSDFYPLLTYASALGLEAGLLIYAQADQPPAPEVVVRSIGTRLLCVPLRLNVPAARLAGQLDTLAELVRVVSYRRPVARAR; encoded by the coding sequence ATGACGGCAGTGGACCTGCGCCTCCGCGAGCACAGCGAGAGCGCACCGGTGCGCATGGACCGCAGCGCACGCGCCGCGCTGCTGGAGACGGCGGCGGGCAAGATCGACATCCAGGCGACGGCCGACCCCGACCGGGTCGTGCTGCGCACCGGCTCCTGGGTCGGCGCGCTGTCCGTGCCCGGCTGCACGATCCGGGTGCAGCCCAGCGCTCCGATGGAGAACCTCTTCGCGATGTTCTCCGCCGGGCTCCCGGGCGAGGCGTGGAGTGCCGACCAGGTCGGCTGGAGCGCCGACACCGAGGTGGTCGACGGCGTCGCCGCCTTCCTCCTGCGGGCCATCGACACGGTGACCCGGCGCGGGCTGCTGCACGGCTACGTTGCCCTCGAGGAGGACAGTCACGTCATACGGGGGCGGCTGCTGGTGGAGCACCTGGCGAGCCGGCCGTGGGCGGTCGCCACGCCGCCGTGCCGGTATGACGAGTTCACCCCCGACATCCCGGAGAACCGCCTGCTGCTGTGCGCCGTGCGGCAGATCCTCACCTGGCCGGACCTGCCCCCGCTGGTGCGCCGCGACGGCCTGCGGCTCGCGCAACGCTTCGAGGGGGTCACCGTCACCGACCCGTCCGAACACGACCGCGACATCCTCGTGACCCGCCTCAACGAGCACTACGTGCCCGCCCTCGACCTCGCCCGAAAAGCGTTGGCAGGCATCACGATCCGGCACCTGGAGGGGCAGCAGTCGGCACACGCCTTCCTGGTCGACATGGACGACCTCTTCCGGCGGTGGGTCACGCTCGAGCTGAGCGACCGCCTCTGGCCCGAGATCAGCCTCGACGAGCGGCCGCAGCACGCCCTCGACGAGCAGGAGCAGTGGCACTTCACCCCCGACCTGTTGCTCCGGCGGGACCGGCAGGCGGTGCTGGTCGGCGACGTCAGCTATCACCTCGCCTCCGGCAGCAGCGGGCAGTCCGACTTCTACCCGTTGCTCACCTACGCCTCGGCGCTCGGGCTCGAGGCCGGGCTACTCATCTACGCCCAGGCCGACCAGCCGCCGGCGCCCGAGGTCGTCGTGCGCAGCATCGGCACCCGGCTGCTCTGTGTGCCGCTGCGGCTCAACGTGCCCGCCGCTCGGCTCGCCGGTCAGCTCGACACGCTGGCCGAGCTGGTGCGCGTCGTGTCCTACCGCCGCCCGGTGGCGCGCGCCCGCTGA
- a CDS encoding DUF4352 domain-containing protein, with protein sequence MSKTLTRKFAFGVAPAILVATAVAGCNNEGAPSVQAPPSTAVQTSSAAPDAPSSTAGGEVPTQSATDSGVPTESATPSSSADKSKVCAADTSFRTPAAVAPSTKKAAWGKPLDVTQEYGGTVTFVPQAPTTKDGDPKDIFGPDEGQTNLLITVTVTYKSGDSSDVNDSSFTLLDAAGNVCDSDILGDAVPKQQRFDDATVDTTTKTYTGTLVYQVPKGQDYKKYTLLYPPKYGSKDAAVAWTG encoded by the coding sequence ATGAGCAAGACACTCACCCGAAAGTTCGCGTTCGGGGTCGCTCCGGCGATCCTCGTCGCGACCGCCGTCGCCGGGTGCAACAACGAGGGGGCACCGTCGGTGCAGGCACCGCCGTCGACCGCGGTGCAGACGTCGAGCGCGGCGCCGGACGCGCCGAGCAGCACCGCCGGCGGGGAGGTGCCCACGCAGAGCGCCACCGACAGCGGGGTGCCGACCGAGAGCGCGACGCCGTCGTCGTCGGCGGACAAGTCCAAGGTGTGCGCCGCGGACACGTCGTTCCGCACGCCGGCCGCGGTGGCGCCCAGCACCAAGAAGGCGGCGTGGGGCAAGCCGCTGGACGTGACGCAGGAGTATGGCGGCACCGTCACCTTCGTGCCGCAGGCGCCGACCACCAAGGACGGCGACCCCAAGGACATCTTCGGCCCCGACGAGGGTCAGACCAACCTGCTGATCACGGTGACGGTCACCTACAAGTCCGGTGACAGCTCGGACGTCAACGACTCGTCGTTCACCCTGCTCGATGCGGCCGGCAACGTCTGCGACTCCGACATCCTCGGCGATGCCGTGCCCAAGCAGCAGCGCTTCGACGACGCCACGGTCGACACCACGACCAAGACCTACACCGGCACGCTCGTTTACCAGGTGCCGAAGGGTCAGGACTACAAGAAGTACACGCTGCTCTACCCGCCGAAGTACGGCTCGAAGGACGCCGCGGTGGCATGGACGGGCTGA
- a CDS encoding DUF445 domain-containing protein → MSLGPVLGVADEERRRGLRRMRLVATSLLLVAAVIFVLTHGHGGVWGYVNAAAEAAMVGAVADWFAVTALFRHPLGLKVPHTAIIPERKDSIGRSLEDFVTDNFLTADNVQQRLATAQVPLRVGRWLQQPANAQRVVSESAPALARGVSSISDEEVGDLLHRIVLPRLAKEPIAPLMGTLLEGVVRDDSHRQLVDLVVRELHDWVRDNEETVSSIIGARAPWWSPRWLDETVTARLHLELVRWLADVRDNPDHQMRKAVDKLLAELADKLQHDPATMAQTEQLKEQALAHPSVGTSLVGMWGSVKRVLVEALQDEHGELRERMARALVDLGTRITTDDALRASLDRRLGQVAGHVVTTYGHEISTVISQTIDRWDGDEASKRIELHVGRDLQFIRINGTVVGGLVGLLIYSLAQLL, encoded by the coding sequence ATGAGCCTCGGTCCGGTGCTCGGCGTCGCCGACGAGGAACGGCGGCGTGGCCTGCGCAGAATGCGCCTGGTGGCCACGTCGCTGTTGCTCGTCGCCGCCGTCATCTTCGTGCTCACCCACGGGCACGGGGGAGTGTGGGGTTATGTCAACGCCGCCGCCGAGGCGGCGATGGTGGGTGCGGTCGCCGACTGGTTCGCGGTCACCGCGCTCTTCCGGCACCCGCTCGGGCTCAAGGTGCCGCACACCGCGATCATCCCCGAGCGCAAGGACTCCATCGGCCGCAGCCTCGAGGACTTCGTCACCGACAACTTCCTCACCGCCGACAACGTGCAGCAGCGGCTGGCGACCGCGCAGGTGCCGCTGCGCGTGGGCCGGTGGTTGCAGCAGCCGGCCAACGCGCAGCGCGTGGTGTCCGAGTCGGCGCCGGCGCTCGCGCGCGGGGTGTCGTCGATCAGTGACGAGGAGGTCGGTGACCTCCTGCACCGCATCGTGTTGCCCCGCCTGGCAAAGGAGCCCATCGCGCCGCTGATGGGCACGCTGCTCGAGGGGGTCGTGCGCGACGACTCCCACCGCCAGCTGGTCGACCTGGTCGTGCGCGAACTGCACGACTGGGTGCGGGACAACGAGGAGACCGTGTCCTCGATCATCGGTGCCCGCGCGCCCTGGTGGTCGCCGCGCTGGCTGGACGAGACCGTCACCGCCCGGCTCCATCTGGAGCTGGTGCGCTGGCTCGCCGACGTGCGGGACAACCCCGACCACCAGATGCGCAAGGCGGTCGACAAGCTGCTCGCCGAGCTCGCCGACAAGCTGCAGCACGACCCGGCCACGATGGCTCAGACCGAGCAGCTCAAGGAGCAGGCCCTCGCCCACCCGTCGGTCGGCACCTCGCTGGTCGGGATGTGGGGGTCGGTCAAGCGCGTGCTCGTCGAGGCGTTGCAGGACGAGCACGGCGAGCTCCGGGAGCGTATGGCGCGAGCCCTCGTCGACCTCGGCACGCGCATCACCACCGACGACGCACTGCGCGCGTCCCTCGACCGGCGGCTCGGCCAGGTCGCCGGGCACGTGGTGACGACCTACGGTCACGAGATCTCGACGGTCATCTCCCAGACGATCGACCGCTGGGACGGCGACGAGGCGTCCAAGCGCATCGAGCTGCACGTCGGCCGCGACCTGCAGTTCATCCGCATCAACGGCACCGTGGTGGGCGGCTTGGTCGGGCTGCTCATCTACAGCCTCGCGCAGTTGCTCTGA
- a CDS encoding GNAT family N-acetyltransferase, giving the protein MKVESVGHAPDPATVRALTRLVGDLVSADAALGWTSPPAQDEIEALLAELAGLAPDDAYLLLARVDGEVAGFGYWRRYSRPTHRPHADLEKLAVAAEFSGRGVGRLLLRALIERARAAGIEQLTLDFRGDNAAAERLYLSAGFREYGRLPDFVAPDAGRRLDKVFHVLDLRHLK; this is encoded by the coding sequence ATGAAGGTGGAGAGCGTGGGCCACGCGCCCGACCCGGCAACCGTGCGCGCACTCACCCGGTTGGTCGGCGACCTGGTGAGCGCGGATGCGGCCCTGGGCTGGACGTCGCCGCCCGCGCAGGACGAGATCGAAGCGCTGCTCGCCGAACTCGCCGGACTAGCGCCGGACGACGCGTACCTTCTGCTTGCGCGGGTCGACGGCGAGGTGGCCGGCTTCGGCTATTGGCGGCGCTACTCACGGCCTACCCACCGGCCTCACGCCGACCTCGAAAAGCTCGCTGTGGCAGCCGAGTTCAGCGGCCGCGGAGTCGGGCGCCTGCTGTTGCGCGCTCTCATCGAGCGGGCGCGTGCCGCGGGCATCGAGCAGCTGACGCTCGACTTCCGGGGTGACAATGCCGCGGCCGAACGGCTCTACCTGTCCGCCGGGTTCCGGGAGTACGGCCGGCTACCCGACTTCGTCGCGCCCGACGCCGGGCGGCGGTTGGACAAGGTGTTCCACGTGCTCGACCTGCGTCACCTGAAATGA